A stretch of Bradyrhizobium diazoefficiens DNA encodes these proteins:
- a CDS encoding cytochrome c biogenesis CcdA family protein, with product MLELLFAVLAGILTIAAPCTLPMLPILLGASIGRTSQLRPAMIALGFVISFSAVALLLGALTRLFDFDPNVLREAAAILLLGFGLLMLWPAPFEWLSIRLNGWLDLGSGSATQREGALGGLVLGTTLGLVWTPCAGPVLGSILTLVATSRNLAWAGTLLIAYAIGAAIPMLAIAYGGQAATTRVRGLARISPRLQQGFGVVVIAFAIAAYFQYDTLIVAWLTGFYPTGQIGL from the coding sequence ATGCTCGAACTTCTCTTCGCCGTCCTTGCCGGCATCCTCACCATCGCAGCGCCCTGCACGCTGCCGATGCTGCCGATCCTGCTTGGCGCCTCGATCGGGCGCACGTCGCAGCTGCGCCCCGCCATGATCGCGCTCGGCTTCGTCATCTCCTTCTCCGCGGTCGCACTGCTGCTCGGCGCGCTGACGCGGCTGTTCGATTTCGATCCGAACGTGCTGCGCGAGGCCGCCGCGATCCTGCTGCTCGGATTCGGCCTGCTGATGCTGTGGCCGGCGCCGTTCGAATGGCTGTCGATCCGGCTCAATGGCTGGCTCGACCTCGGTTCTGGCAGCGCCACACAACGCGAGGGCGCGCTCGGCGGCCTCGTGCTCGGCACCACGCTCGGCCTGGTCTGGACGCCCTGCGCCGGTCCCGTGCTCGGCTCGATCCTGACGCTGGTCGCGACCTCCCGGAATCTGGCCTGGGCCGGCACGCTGCTGATCGCCTACGCGATCGGCGCGGCAATCCCGATGCTGGCGATCGCCTATGGCGGACAGGCCGCGACCACGCGCGTGCGCGGCCTCGCACGCATCTCGCCGCGGCTGCAGCAGGGTTTTGGCGTGGTCGTGATCGCCTTCGCGATCGCCGCCTACTTCCAATACGACACGCTGATCGTGGCGTGGCTCACCGGATTCTACCCCACCGGCCAGATCGGCCTGTGA
- a CDS encoding thioredoxin family protein: protein MTLKLLAVSASLIGFALTGAAIPGICDEAAAPIKVAAATQGSAPDFTGISNWFNSKPLSIAGLRGKVVLVDFWTYGCVNCVNTLPHVTELYAKYRDKGLVVVGVHTPEFPFERSASNVQAALKRHGITYPVAQDNDSGTWNAYRNQYWPAQYLIDQNGKIVFQHEGEGRYDEIDRAVARLLNANS, encoded by the coding sequence ATGACTCTCAAACTACTCGCTGTGTCTGCCTCGCTGATCGGCTTCGCCCTGACCGGCGCCGCCATTCCCGGCATCTGCGACGAGGCCGCAGCGCCGATCAAGGTCGCCGCCGCGACGCAAGGGTCCGCGCCCGACTTCACCGGCATCAGCAACTGGTTCAACTCGAAGCCACTGAGCATCGCCGGCCTGCGCGGCAAGGTCGTGCTGGTCGACTTCTGGACCTATGGCTGCGTCAACTGCGTCAACACGCTGCCGCACGTCACCGAGCTTTACGCCAAGTACAGGGACAAGGGCCTCGTCGTGGTCGGCGTGCACACGCCGGAATTCCCGTTCGAGCGTTCCGCCTCCAACGTGCAGGCCGCGCTGAAGCGCCACGGCATCACCTATCCGGTGGCGCAGGACAATGATTCCGGCACCTGGAACGCCTATCGCAACCAATATTGGCCGGCGCAATACCTTATCGACCAGAACGGCAAGATCGTGTTTCAGCACGAAGGCGAAGGCCGTTACGACGAGATCGACCGCGCCGTGGCCAGGCTGCTGAACGCCAATAGCTGA
- a CDS encoding cytochrome ubiquinol oxidase subunit I → MLSNLDPIVLARAQFAFTMSFHIVFPAFSIGLASYLAVLEAIWLWTGREVFLNLFHYWLKIFAIAFGMGVVSGIVMSYQFGTNWSGFADKTGPVIGPLMAYEVLTAFFLEAGFLGVMLFGLDRVGPRLHFVATLMVAIGTLISAFWILSANSWMQTPAGYAVNSDGQFVVADWLEVIFNPSFPYRLVHMVLAAYLTTSLVVGAVGAYHLLRDPHLAGPRVMFSMAMWMAALVAPVQILAGDQHGLNTLAHQPAKVMAMEGHYQSHGNGAPLVLFGLPDQAAGRIDYEIAIPKLSSLILKHSLDAPLAGLDTVPRENWPPVPITFWSFRIMVALGFLMFGLGLSSLWARWRGTLFDSRPLHMFALTMGPAGFIAVLAGWITTETGRQPFTVYGLLRTADAASPLAAPAVGSSLLAFIVVYFVVFAAGVVYILRLMGSSPHHGEQGPRGDLPARAAGITPASGVAGQGVLS, encoded by the coding sequence ATGCTATCGAACCTTGATCCCATCGTGCTTGCACGTGCGCAGTTCGCATTCACGATGTCGTTCCACATCGTGTTTCCGGCATTCTCGATCGGGCTTGCCAGCTATCTTGCCGTGCTGGAAGCCATCTGGCTGTGGACCGGCCGGGAGGTCTTTCTCAACCTGTTCCACTATTGGCTGAAGATCTTCGCGATTGCCTTCGGCATGGGCGTGGTGTCGGGCATCGTGATGTCCTACCAGTTCGGAACCAATTGGTCGGGCTTTGCCGACAAGACGGGACCGGTCATCGGTCCCTTGATGGCTTACGAGGTGCTGACCGCGTTCTTCCTCGAAGCCGGGTTCCTCGGCGTGATGCTGTTCGGTCTTGATCGCGTCGGCCCGAGGCTGCACTTCGTCGCGACGTTGATGGTTGCGATCGGCACGCTGATCTCGGCGTTCTGGATCCTATCGGCCAATTCGTGGATGCAAACCCCGGCGGGCTACGCCGTCAATTCCGATGGCCAGTTCGTGGTCGCCGACTGGCTCGAGGTCATCTTCAATCCGTCCTTCCCCTATCGGCTCGTCCATATGGTGCTCGCCGCCTACCTGACCACGTCGCTCGTGGTCGGCGCCGTCGGCGCGTATCATCTGCTGCGCGACCCGCATCTTGCCGGCCCCCGGGTCATGTTCTCGATGGCGATGTGGATGGCGGCACTGGTCGCGCCGGTCCAGATCCTGGCCGGCGACCAGCACGGCCTCAACACGCTGGCGCATCAACCAGCCAAGGTCATGGCGATGGAAGGGCACTACCAGAGCCACGGCAACGGCGCACCACTCGTCCTGTTCGGACTGCCCGATCAGGCCGCCGGCAGGATCGACTATGAGATCGCAATCCCGAAACTGTCCTCTTTGATCCTGAAACACTCGCTCGATGCGCCGCTCGCGGGGCTGGACACCGTGCCCCGCGAAAACTGGCCACCGGTGCCGATCACATTCTGGTCGTTCCGCATCATGGTCGCGCTGGGCTTCCTGATGTTCGGGCTGGGGCTTTCGAGCCTGTGGGCCCGCTGGCGCGGCACCCTGTTCGACTCCCGGCCACTGCACATGTTCGCGCTGACGATGGGGCCCGCGGGGTTCATTGCGGTGCTTGCGGGCTGGATCACCACCGAGACAGGCCGGCAGCCTTTCACGGTCTACGGCCTGTTGCGAACGGCGGACGCAGCCTCGCCGCTGGCCGCGCCGGCGGTGGGGTCGTCATTGCTGGCCTTCATCGTCGTCTACTTCGTCGTGTTCGCGGCGGGCGTCGTCTACATCCTGCGCTTGATGGGATCATCGCCGCATCACGGAGAGCAGGGGCCGCGCGGCGACCTGCCGGCGCGCGCCGCCGGCATCACTCCGGCCTCGGGCGTTGCGGGACAGGGGGTGCTGTCATGA